One Ranitomeya imitator isolate aRanImi1 chromosome 1, aRanImi1.pri, whole genome shotgun sequence DNA window includes the following coding sequences:
- the LOC138671286 gene encoding lysosomal-associated transmembrane protein 5-like, with protein MVTQEPPRCCGYFNIRSVVLGVAVYYVFVSLQSLVWQTVAVIKCGGECSGPWSSAGPVAVMYSLAFVLLLLSLCLLFGVLRRRPGLLLPFLAFQIIDFLGSLLLFCGFFVRFPSELRMISTRPYLPGQDDPDKAAVAGGSFLFIALYLLLLLLKIYLIRCVLTYYRFLLTRACPPGDTGGLAVIVVPGPEKNPLLLPSYEEAINMPVKDSPPPPYSQAVQPEKEAA; from the coding sequence atggtgacgcaggaaccGCCCAGGTGTTGCGGCTATTTTAACATTCGCTCCGTGGTGCTGGGAGTCGCCGTGTACTACGTGTTCGTCAGCCTGCAGTCTCTGGTATGGCAGACGGTGGCGGTGATTAAATGCGGGGGAGAGTGTTCCGGGCCGTGGAGCTCGGCCGGGCCTGTGGCGGTCATGTACTCCCTGGCCTTCGTCCTGCTCCTGCTTAGCCTGTGCCTGCTGTTCGGGGTCCTCCGCAGACGCCCGGGGCTCCTGCTGCCCTTCCTGGCCTTCCAGATCATCGACTTCCTGGGCTCCCTGCTGCTCTTCTGCGGCTTCTTCGTGCGCTTCCCGTCGGAGCTCCGCATGATCAGCACCAGGCCCTACCTCCCCGGGCAGGACGACCCGGACAAGGCGGCGGTGGCCGGGGGCTCGTTCCTGTTCATCGCCCTGTAcctgctgctcctgctgctgaaGATCTACCTGATCCGCTGTGTGCTGACATACTACCGCTTCCTGCTCACCAGGGCCTGCCCTCCGGGCGACACCGGCGGCCTGGCCGTGATCGTGGTGCCCGGGCCGGAGAAGAaccctctgctccttccttcctatGAAGAAGCCATCAATATGCCCGTGAAGGACAGCCCCCCTCCTCCGTACAGCCAGGCCGTGCAGCCGGAGAAGGAGGCCGCGTAG